CTCGCAGACGCCGCCAAGCTTGGCCATCGCGGCCTGGCTGCGTTTGTTGCGGCTGTCGACGCGGAACTCGGCCCGCCGGAACCCGCTGTCGAAGGCGCGGCGCAGCATCATGTCCTTGACCCGGCGATTGAAGCCGGTGCCACGCAGGTGCGGGCGATAGTAAGTGCCGCCGATCTCGAGGACGCCACGTTCCTCGTCGATCCCGAGAAAGCTCGACATGCCGGCGAACTCGTTGCCGTCAAACAGGACGAAGACCCGCATGTCGGGTTTCGCGAGCCAACCGTCGAGGCTCTGGTCGAAATGATCGGGGTCGAAGCTGATCGAGTAGATCGGCCAGATGTCGGGATCCTCGGCGCAAGCGGCCTTGAGTCGTGCCCGATAGTCTTCTGCGAAGGGGAGGGCGGAGCAGCCGTCGCCCTGCATGGGCTGGCCGAGCTCGCTCACTCTTCGCTCAGATCCTGGCTGACGTGAGGACTGCGCAGGATCTGGTCGATCTTGCCCCCCTCATCGAAGCTCTCGTCGGCGAGGAACTTCAGCTTCGCCGCATATTTCGTGTTCACCCGCCGCGCGACCTCGCTCTGGAGGAAGGCGGTGTTGGTGCGCAGCGCCTTCAATACCACCGCCTCGTCCTGGCCGAGCAGCGGCTTCACGAACACGGTGGCGTGACGAAGGTCGGGCGACATGCGGACTTCGGTGACGCTGACGAGGTGGCTCTGCAGCGTATCGTCATGCACGTCACCGCGGGCGAGCACGTCGCTCAGGACATGGCGGACCTGCTCGCCGACGCGGAGCAGGCGGACCGAGCGGCCTTCGGAAGATTCCTGTTTCTTCATCACGCAAGCATCCAAGCGGCAATCGGCGTCAGCAGCAAGCAGGGCAGGAAACAGCCACAACCGTCGATAGTGCATCCTAGGACGGACAGGCCGTCCGCGATGCGATCGACGATCGAGTTCCTCCCGCCCTCTTGCGTCACAGCGTGCGCGCGCGCTCCTCGACTTCGAAGACTTCAAGGTTGTCGCCAGCCTTGATGTCGTTCGTGTCGGCCAGCAACACACCGCACTCGAGACCCGCGATGACCTGCGCCACGTCGTCCTTGAAGCGACGCAGCGAGCTGATCGTGGTCTTCGAGACGATGACGTCCTCGCGGGTGAGGCGGGCATGGAGGCCCTTGCGGATGACGCCCTCGAGCACGAGCAGACCGGCGGCCTTGTCGCGCTTGCCGGCCGGGAAGACCTCCTGCACGCGGGCACGGCCGACGACCGTTTCGATGATCTCGGGCCCGAGCTCGCCCGCCATCGCACCCTTGGCCCAGTCGGTCAGGTGATAGATGACGTCATAGTAGCGAAGCTCGACCTTGTTCCGCGCCGCGACCTCGCGCGCCTTGGCGTTTGGACGGACGTTGAAGCCGATGATCGGCGCGCCCGTGGCCGAGGCCAGGGTGACGTCGCTCTCGGTGATCGCGCCCACACCCGAAGACAGGATGCGAACCTTGATCTCGTCGGTCGACAGGCGGTTCAGTGCATTGACGATCGCCTCGGCAGAACCCTGCACGTCGGCCTTGACCACGAGCGGAAACTCGATGGTGGTCGAGGCACGATTGGCGAACATGTTCTCGAGGCTCATCGGCGCGGCGGTGGTCCGCTTCCGGTCGAGCACGCCCTGGCGGTAGGCGGCGACCTCGCGGGCACGCGCCTCGTTTTCGACCACGGTGAGGCGATCGCCCGCGCTCGGCACCGAGCCGAGGCCGAGGACCTCCACCGGCATCGACGGGCCGGCCTGCTTCACTTGGCGGCCATGGTCGTCGATCATCGCGCGGACCTTGCCGCTCGCGGCGCCGACCACGAACACGTCACCGACCTTGAGCGTACCGCGCTGGACCAGCACGGTTGCGAGCGGACCGCGGCCCTTGTCGAGCTTGGCTTCGATCACGGTGCCTTCGGCCGCGCGCTCGGGATTGGCCTTGAGTTCGAGGATCTCGGCCTGGAGCGCGATGGCGTCGAGAAGACCGTCGAGGTTGGTGCCCTTGAGCGCCGAGACCTCGACATCCTGGACGTCGCCGCCGAGTTGTTCGACCACGATTTCGTGCTGGAGCAGTTCCTCGCGGACCCGCTGCGGCTTGGCCTCGGGCTTGTCGATCTTGTTGATCGCCACGATCATCGGCACGCCGGCGGCCTTGGTGTGGTTGATCGCCTCGACGGTCTGCGGACGAAGGCCATCGTCGGCCGCGACCACCAGCACCACGATGTCGGTGACGTTGGCGCCACGCGCCCGCATCTCCGAGAAGGCTTCATGGCCCGGAGTGTCGAGGAAGGTGACTTGGCTGCCATCGGCGACCTTCACCTGATAGGCGCCGATGTGCTGGGTGATCCCGCCGGCTTCGCCCGACGCGACCTTGGCGCCGCGGATCGCGTCCAGCAGCGAGGTCTTGCCGTGGTCGACGTGGCCCATGATGGTGACCACGGGCGGACGCGCCTGCAGCGTCTCGTCGGCATCGACGTCGGTCGCGGTATCGATGTCGATATCGCTCTCGCTGACGCGCTTGATGTTGTGCCCGAACTCGGTGACCAACAGCTCGGCCGTATCCTGGTCGATGACCTGGTTGACGGTGACGGGCGTGCCCATCTTGAACAGCGCCTTCACGAGGTCGGCGGCCTTTTCGGCCATGCGGTTGGCGAGCTCGCCGACGGTGATGCTGTCGGGCACCACGACGTCACGGACCTGCTTCTCGCGCGGACCCGACTGTGCGTAGGCGCGCTTTTCCTTCTCGCGGGCACGGCGCAGCGCGGCGAGGCTGCGCGCGCGGTCGTCGTCACCCGACAGCGCACGGCTGACGGTGAGCTTGCCCGAATGGCGGCGATCGTCGCCACGCTGGCCTGGACGGGTCGGACGCGTGGGCTCGGGCCGGCGCGGGCTCGACGAGGAGCCTCCACCACTCGAAGGCTGGCTCGACGGGGCCGAGGCCTGCGGCTGCGCGCTCGGCTGCGCCTGCTGGACCGGCTGCGGCTTGGGCTGGGGCGGCGGCGGACGGCGCACCGGCTGGAACATCTGCCCCGGGCGCGCGGTCACGGTGCGCGGCGCAGGCGCAGCTGCCGGCGTGGGCTCGACCGGCGCGGCGGCGGCGGGCGCGGCGGGCTCTTCGACCGGGGCGGGCGCGGCCGCGGCCTGCTCGGCGGCGCGGGCTTCTTCCTCGATCCGGCGCTTGGCTTCGGCCTCTGCCTGACGCGCGGCCTCTTCCTCGGCCTTGCGGTTTTCCTCGGCGCGACGCTTGTCTTCCTCGGTCGCGTTGACCTTGGCCTGCTCTTCGCGGCGGCGGGCTTCCTCGAGCGCGGCCATGCGCGCTTCCTCGGCCTCGCGCATCCGGCGCGCGGTCTCTTCCTTGCGCGCGGCGATGTCGTCCGCAGCCGAACGGCGCGGTGCGGGCGCGGGAGCAGGGGCCGGGGGAGCGACCGGCGCGGGCGCCGGGGCGACGGCCTCGGGCTCGGGCGCGACAGCAGGCGCCTCGCCCGGGCGGCCGAGGATTCGGCGCTTCTTGACCTCGACCACGACCGTGTTCGAGCGGCCATGGCTGAAGCTCTGCTTGACCTTGCCAGTCTCTACCGTGCGCTTGATGCCCAGCGGCGGCCGGGTACCCAGCTTCGGCTTGTCGGTCTGGTCGCTCATAAATTCCTTTACTTCACTCAATCGTCAGCCGTGCCCGTGCCGACGGCGTCGTCGCCGCGGCCTAGCCCAGCAGGTCCTACAATGAAAGCGCGCCAGCGGTTCAGCGCTTGGGCAACGCGGCTGGCAGCTCCCGGGTCGGTCAAGGCGACATGTACCACATTTTCGCGGCCGAGCGCCATGCTCAAGATGGTGCGTTCGACCGGGATTTCCAAGCCTTGCCGGTAGCCCAAGTCCTCCGACCCGCCGACGCGCCATGCCTGGTCGAGCTTGCGGCGCCCGTCGGCACCCGCATCCGCGGCGTAAAGGAGCAGGCGAACCTTGCCCATGCGCGCGGCCTGTTCGACCTTGTCCGAGCCGTTGATCAGCGTGCCCGAGCGCGCTTCCATGCCGAGCCGGTCGAGTGCGGCACGGGCCAGCGCCTGCTCGATCTTGTCCGGAAGATCGGACGCGATGTTCACCGCCTGTGTCCGGAAGGCGCGGGCGAGCCCGCCCTTGAGCTTGCCCTTGGCGATCGCGGTCTCAAGCTCGGGACGGGTGGCTCCGATCCACGCGCCGCGACCGGGTGCCTTGGCGCGGACGTCGGGATGGACCTGCCCGTCCGGACCGAGGACGAGCCGGATGAGCTCGTCCTTCGGCGCGGTGCGACGGGTTAGGATGCAGGAGCGCTCGGGGCCATCCCCGACCGCTCCCTCAGCGTCTGCCGACTCTAGCGCGTCATTGCGAGGATTCCGCATCGGCGGCCTCCTCGGTCTGCGGCGCTTCGGCCTCGTCCTCGAACCAGTGGGCGCGGGCGGCCATGATGATCTCGTTGCCCTGCTCTTCGGTCAGGCCATATTCGGCGAGGATCCCGCCCTTGTCCTGCTCCCGCTGCGGCGCATTTTCGGCGCGGCGGCGCGGCTCCGGACGCTTCTTCTGGACGAGTTCGTCGGTGGCGAGGTCGGCCAGGTCGTCGAGCGTCAGGATCTTGGCCTTGCCCAGCGTCACCAGCATCTGCTCGGTGAGGTGCGGAAGCTCGGCCAGCGCATCCTCGACGCCGAGGCCGCGGCGTTCTTCGCGCGAAGCAGCTTCACGGCGCTCAAGCGCCTCGGATGCGCGCTCCTGCAACTCGGACGCGATGTCATCATCCAGACCCTCGATCGAGGCGATCTCGTCGGCTTCGACGTAGGCCACTTCCTCGAGGCTGGTGAAGCCCTCGGCGACCAGCAACTGGGCCAGCGTCTCGTCAACGTCGAGCTCGTTCTGGAACGTCTCGGAGCGCTCGACGAATTCCTTCTGGCGCTTCTCGGAGGCGTCGGCCTCGGTCAGGATGTCGATCTGGCTGCTGGTGAGCTGCGAGGCTAGGCGGACGTTCTGGCCGCGACGGCCGATCGCGAGGCTGAGCTGGTCGTCAGGAACGACCACCTCGATCCGGCTCTCTTCCTCGTCGATGACGACGCGGGCGACGGTCGCGGGCTGGAGCGCGTTGACGACGAAGGTCGCCGTGTCTTCCGACCACGGGATGATGTCGATCTTCTCGCCCTGCATCTCCTGGACGACCGCCTGGACGCGGCTGCCCTTCATGCCGACGCAGGCGCCGACCGGATCGATCGAGCTGTCGTAGCTGATGACGCCGATCTTGGCGCGGCTGCCCGGATCGCGGGCGGCGGCCTTGATCTCGATGATGCCGTCGTAAATCTCGGGAACTTCCTGCGCGAACAGCTTCTTCATGAAGTCGGGGTGCGCGCGGGAAAGGAAGATCTGCGGCCCGCGGGTTTCGCGTGCGACGCGGAGGATCAGGCTGCGAACGCGGTCGCCGACGCGGTGCATTTCGCGCGGAATCTGAGCGTCGCGGCGGATGACGCCCTCGGCGCGACCGAGGTCGACGACGACATGGCCGAATTCGACCCGCTTGACGACGCCGGTGATGATTTCGCCGACGCGGTCCTTGAATTCCTCGTACTGGCGCTCGCGCTCGGCGTCGCGAACCTTCTGGAAGATGACCTGCTTGGCGGCCTGCGCGGCAATGCGGCCGAACTCGATCGGGGGCAGGGGATCGACGATGAAGTCGCCGACCGCGGCATCGGCCTTGAGCTTGGCCGCGCCCTTCAGATCGATCTGCTTGTAATAATCCTCGGGCGTTTCCTCGACCACTTCGAGGACGCGCCACAGGCGCAGTTCGCCGGTCTGCGGATCGAGCTTGGCGCGGATGTCGTTCTCGGCACCGTAGCGGGCACGGGCGGCGCGCTGGATCGCATCCTCCATCGCCTCGATGACGATGCCGCGGTCGATCAGCTTCTCACGCGCGACGCTGTCGGCGATGGCGAGCAGCTCGGCCTTGTTGGCCGTGGCGGCGGCGGGAGCGGCAGTGGCCATGTGTCAGTCTTCCTCTTGGGTTGTCGGATGGTCGGCACCGTCAAGCGGCGCCTCGACGAAGTCATCTGCGCCCTCGGAATCGAGCGGCACGGTAGCGGCGATCAGGCGGTCGGTCAGCAGGAGCTTGGCCGAATGAATGGCGTCGAAAGGAATGGTGCGGGTGCCCTGCGAGCCCGAGATCATCACCTGCTCGCCGTCCACACCCTCGATGTCGCCGGTGACCTGCTTGGCGCCATCGACCTCGCGGGCGAGCTTGAGGCGCGCCTCATGGCCCTGCCAGTCGGCGAAGTCCTTGAGCCGGGTCAGCGGCCGGTCGATCCCGGGCGAACTGACCTCGAGGCGGTAGGCGCCCTCGATCGGGTCCTTGCCCGCTTCCTCCAGCGCGTCGAGTTTCTCCGAAATGCGGCGGGACAGCGCCTCGCAGTCGGAAAGGTCGAGCTGGCGGGTGTCGGGACGCTCGGCCATGACCTGCAGCGTCGGGTCCGACTTGCCGCCGATCATCGCGACTCGCACGAGATCGAAGCCGAGCGCCCGGGCCTCGGTGTCGATCAGTGCGGTGAGTGCAGCGTCCATGCCCGTCCTTGAAAAGTTCAGCCCCCCTCGGACCGCCGCGGGAACCCGGGCAGCCTCGCCAGCATCGACGATGTGAGGAGGAGCCGTGCACATAGGCGCTTCGCCTATGATCCGCAAGCGGCCCTTCAGCCGCCGAGCGCGCCCATTTCGGCCCTGATCCGGATCGTCAGCACGATCGCGTTGAGGAGCGAGAAGATGAGCGCGACCTGCCACAGACCGAAGACCAGCGGCAGGACTGCAATCTCGCCGATCACCACGAGGTAGTTGGGGTGGCGGACGAACCGGAACGGGCCGCCGGTGACGAGCGGCGCGCCCGGGAGCACGATGATCCGCGTGGTCCAGCGAGGCCCGAGCGTGCGCAGGACCCACAGCCGTCCGGCCTGAAGCAACAGGAAAATCCCGAACAGCCACCAGTGGATGGACTGGCCCGGCGCCAGCCAGAACAGCGAGGCCAGCCAGCCCGCATGCACGGCGACGATCAGCGGATAATGGCCCGGCGCATGTTCATAGGCACCCATTGCCAGCAGCCGCGCGGTGTTGGCGCGCGCGATGACAAGCTCGGAGAGGCGCTGGAACAGGACGAAGAAGAGGATCGCATAATGCGGCCACATCGGAGTCATGGTCATGGCCGTTCCAGCGTCAGCGCGGCGCAGGTGAAGCCGGGGCCGAAAGCGGTCAGCAGGGTGCGCTCGGGAATGCCACGCTCGAGCAGGCGTTCGAGGACGAACAGCACCGTCGGCGCGCTCATGTTGCCGTGATCGCGGAGCACTTCGCGCTCGAGGTCGAGTGTGCCCTCCGGAAGCGCCATCGCCTGCTCGATCGCGGTGACGACCTTGGCGCCGCCGGGATGCGAGCACAGCCGGTCGATATCGCCGCGCGCGAGGCCGAGTTCGGCGAGGATCGAGTCGACGGCGTCGGCCAGCTCGGCGGTGACGAAGGGCGGGATGGCGCGGTCGAAGACCACTGCGAGTCCGGGATCCTCGACCCGCCAGCCCATGATCCCGAGGGTGTCGGGCCAGAGCCGCTCGCCCGCGCCGGTGATGATTCCGAGCCCGGTGCCCTCGGTCGAGACCACGGCCGCGGCAGCGCCGTCACCGAACAGCGCGGTCGCGACCAGGGCTGCGGGATCGTCGGTGTCGAGGCGGATCGAGATCGAACAGGTCTCGATGCAGACGAAGAGAAACGGCTTGCCGGGCTCGGCCGCAGCCATGCGCGACGCCAGCGCGAGCCCGCTGACGCCGCCCGCGCAGCCGAGGCCGAAGACGGGCACACGGCGGACCGAGTCGCGCAGCCCGATTTTCGGTCCGACCCGCGCCTCGAGGCTCGGGGTGGCGATGCCGGTGGTCGATACGGTGACGACGCCGGCAATGTCCTGCGGCGTCAGCCCCGCACGGGTGATGGCGGCGAGCGCGGCTTCCTCGAACAAGCGCTCGGAAGCGTTGAGATAGAGCGCGTTTCGCGACTGCCAGCCATGATCCTCGGCATACCATTCGAGCGGTGCGACGATCGCGCGCTCGCGGATCCCGGCATTGTCGAACACTCCCGAAAGACGATCGAAGAGCGCCTTGCGGCCGGCGAACAGCTCGCGTCCGGTCGCTTTCGCTTCGTCCTGGGTGATACGGTAGGGAGGCAGCGCCGTGGCGAGGCCGAGGAGTTTGACGGGCTGCACCAGGCGGATTGCTTCCTATATCGTGCCCCTGAGCGGGCACTTTTCTCATAACCGTTGGAGATACGTAAGGATGCGGCGCACGGCTTCACAAGCACTATTCGCCTTTGGACTGGTTCTGTCGTCCTGCGGCAGCCCAGCGGTCAGCCAAGCGGAACGGCCCGCGGCGGCGGGCGCCAAGCCCTTTGTCGTCACGCCGCTCGGCACGTTCGATTCGCCATGGGCGATGACGTTCCTCCCGGGCGGCAGCGCGCTCGTCACCGAAAAGGGCGGGCAGGTGAAATGGTGGCAGCCCGACGGCAAGGTCACCGCCGTCGCCGGCGCGCCCAAGGTGCAGGCGGGCGGGCAGGGCGGTCTGCTCGACATCGTTGCCGCGCCCGACGTCGCGACGAGCAAGCTTGTCTACCTGACCTACTCGGAGCCTTCGGCGACTGGCGGCAGCGGGCTGGCGCTGGCGCGGGCGCGGATCGTGACCGACGGGGGTGCGCCCCGGCTCGAGGGGCTGAGCGTCATCTGGCGCGATCCGGCCGGTGGCCGCGGCGGTCAATATGGTGCCCGGATCGCCTTCGCGCCTGACGGACAGTCGCTCTTCCTCTCCTCGGGCGAGCGGCAGCGCTTCACGCCGGCACAGGACCCGGGTCAGCCGCTCGGCAAGATCCTGCACCTCACCCTCGACGGCAAGCCGGCGGCGGGCAATCCCTTCGCAGGCAAGACCGGCCCTTCGACCGTCACCGTCTTCGATCCGCCCGAAGACAGCGTCGCGGCGGCCAAGGCGCAGGGTCGCAGCGTCGCCTGGCCTGGCGCTAACCTGACGCCGGCCGAGACGTGGTCGAGCGGGCACCGCAACCCCTATGGCCTCGCCTTCGGCCCCGATGGGCGCTTGTGGGAAACTGAAATGGGGCCGCAGGGCGGCGATGAGGTCAACCTCATCCTTCCGGGCAAGAATTACGGCTGGCCGCGCGCGTCGAACGGCAGCAATTACAACGACGTCGACATTCCGGACCACAAGCCTGGTGACGGCTTCGAGGCGCCCAAGGTGTCTTGGAACCCTTCGATCTCGCCCGCCGGCTTGATCGTCTACACTGGCGACAAGTTCCCCCAGTGGCGCGGCGACCTCCTGCTCGGCGCTCTCTCCGGTCAGGCGCTGATCCGCGTGAATGTCACCGGCGACAAGGCGCAGAAGGCCGACCAGTGGGACATGGGCGCGCGCGTCCGTGAGGTGGAGCAGGGCCCCGACGGCAATGTCTATCTGCTCGAGGATGGCGAGGGCGGACGGCTGCTCCGATTGTCGCCGGCCTGAGGCGCATGAAAAAGGGCGGCCCCGTCACCGGAGCCGCCCTCAATCTTGAGGCTTGCGAGGAGCTTAGTAGCTCTTCTTGCCGCGAAGCGAATTGAGGATCGCAAGACCGATCACGCCGGCGGCCGCAGCCGTGGCGATCGGCTGCTTCATGGCGAGGTCGCGGACCTGCCCGATGCCCTTGCGAACGGTGCCGGTAACCTGATCGGCAATGCCGTCCTGCTGCAGCGTCGGATCGTTGGTGGCTTCGCCGAGACCTTCCTTGATCTGACCCTTGAGCTGACTGCCGGTGCCGGCGAGCGTGTCGACGTTCATGTGCGTTTACTCCATGTGATGGTTCGGACGCTGAACGCGACAGGGACCAATCAGGTCCGTCGATAGCGCAGGTAATATGGCCGTCTTCCCTCGCGCCGGCTCTTGGTTCCGTAGCGGGTCTGAATCCAACCCGAGGGCGGCTCGAGGAAGTCGGCCGGCTTTTCGGCGAGCCACTCGAACCTATCCGCGTGCCGCTGCATGACGCTGAGCGTCCACTCCAGATAGACCGGATGGTCGGTGGCGATCCGGAATTCGGAGCCGGGCTTGAGCTTGGCATGGATGAGTTCGAGCGGCCCGTCGTTGACCATCCGCCGCTTGGCATGCCGGGCCTTGGGCCACGGATCGGGATGCAGCAGGTAAAGCATGAAGAGGCTTTCATCGGGCACCCGGCGGAGCACTTCGAGCGCGTCACCCATATGAAGGCGCACGTTGCGCAGCGGTCCGTCGCGGACATGGCCGAGCGCGGTCGCGACCCCGTTGAGGAACGGCTCGGCGCCGACAAAGCCGTGGTCTGGCAGCAGGTCCGCGCGATGCGCCAGATGCTCGCCCGAGCCGAAGCCGATCTCGAAGTGAAGCGGACGATCGTCGCCGAACAGGGCGCGGCTCGTCACCTCGCCATCGGCCGGAACCGAGATTTGCGGAAGGAGGGTGTCGATCAGCTCCTGCTGCCCCTGGCGCAGCTTGTGGCCACTCGAACGGCCATAGAGTCGATTGAGGGTCAGCGGATCGCCGGACTTGAAAGCGGTCATGACATAGGCCTTTAGTAATCTGCGTTGCGTGGACAACCGGTGAGGAGTGTTTGGCTGATGGAAGGTGACAATCCGCGTTCGACCGCAAAGGTCGGCGGGCACCCCCTACACCCGCTCCTGATCCCCTTTCCGATCGTCAGTTTCATCGGCGCCTTCGTCACCGACGTCATGTGGATGACGGGCCGCGAGGAGGGGTGGGCGACCGCGAGCAACTGGCTGCTCGGCGTCGGCCTCGCTACGGCCCTCCTCGCTGCGATTACGGGCTTCATCGACTATCTCGGCGACGAACGGGTTCGCCGGATCGGTGCGGCCAGCCGCCACATGATCGCGAATCTCGCGGTTGTCGTACTCGAAACGGTGAATATCATTCTTCGCCTCGCCGGAGGACATGAGCGGATCGGCGGAGCCGGCATCTGGCTGAGTGCTCTGTCGGTGGCGATCCTCGCTTATTCGGGCTGGCTCGGCGGCGAGCTCGTCTACCGCCACGGCATCGGGGTGCGAACGCCCGACGCCGCGCCGGTCCCCGGACGCGACCGCAAGTTCAGCCGCGATCGCCGGTGACCGGACCAAAGGCCTAGCAACCTAGCTCGGGGGCCGACCGTTGTGCTCCCATGTCCTTCACTCAGCTTGAGCCCTATCTGCCCCTTCACGTCGTCGATCGCGGCAAGGGCGTTGCCGTCGCCGTCATCGATTATGGTCCGGAATTCGACCTCCTGTGGGTGGTCGCGATGGACGATGGGGGCGAGATCTGGTGCGTGCCCAACCCGCAGGTGCGGATGCAGGCCAATTGGTCGATGGGCCGGCGTGCCGCGCCTGCGACCGGCAGTGGCAAGATCGCCAAGCTGCCGGTCGCCGCGACGGTTTAGGCCGAGGCCAGCGCCTTCAGTTCGTCGACGAGGTCGGTCCGCTCCCACGGGAACAGGTTGCCCTCGGCCTTGCGCCCGAAGTGGCCGTAGGCCGCGGTCGGCGAATAGATCGGCTGGTTGAGCTTCAGATGCTCGCGAATGCCGCGCGGCGTAAGCTTGCCGAGCCGCTCGATCTTGCCGATCGCCTGCTCGAGCACGTCGTCGCCGACCTTACCCGTGCCGTGCGTGTCGACGTAGAGCGAGAGCGGCTCGCTGACACCGATCGCATAGCTTAGCTGGATCGTGCAGCGGGTCGCGAGGCCCGCGGCGACGATGTTCTTGGCAAGATAGCGCGCGACATAGGCGGCCGAGCGGTCGACCTTGGTCGGGTCCTTGCCGCTGAACGCGCCGCCGCCATGCGGGGCCGCGCCGCCGTAAGTGTCGACGATGATCTTGCGACCGGTCAGTCCGCTGTCGCCGTCGGGTCCGCCGATGACGAAGCTGCCGGTCGGGTTGATGTGGTAGACCGTGCCGTCGGTGAGGAGCTCGCCCGGAATGACCTTGGCGACTGCCGCCTTCACATAGTCCTTGAGCTCGGCTTCCTCGGCGCCCTGGTCATAGCCTTCCTTGTGCTGCGTCGAGACGACAATCGCGGTGGCTTCGACCGGGCGACCGTTGGCGAAGCGAAGCGTCACCTGGCTCTTGGCGTCAGGCTCGAGGAACGACGCGGCGCCCGAATGGCGGTCGGCGGCCAACTGCTCGAGGATCTTGTGGCTGTAATAGAGCGTCGCGGGCATGAGGTCCGGCGTCTCGTCACAGGCGAAGCCGAACATGATGCCCTGGTCGCCCGCG
This genomic window from Sphingomonas rosea contains:
- a CDS encoding GNAT family protein; protein product: MSELGQPMQGDGCSALPFAEDYRARLKAACAEDPDIWPIYSISFDPDHFDQSLDGWLAKPDMRVFVLFDGNEFAGMSSFLGIDEERGVLEIGGTYYRPHLRGTGFNRRVKDMMLRRAFDSGFRRAEFRVDSRNKRSQAAMAKLGGVCEAIIRAERITWTGHIRDTVLFSIHREEWPTATSLRRRVGLDFSSYRDANEDRGEP
- the rbfA gene encoding 30S ribosome-binding factor RbfA, with protein sequence MKKQESSEGRSVRLLRVGEQVRHVLSDVLARGDVHDDTLQSHLVSVTEVRMSPDLRHATVFVKPLLGQDEAVVLKALRTNTAFLQSEVARRVNTKYAAKLKFLADESFDEGGKIDQILRSPHVSQDLSEE
- the infB gene encoding translation initiation factor IF-2; protein product: MSDQTDKPKLGTRPPLGIKRTVETGKVKQSFSHGRSNTVVVEVKKRRILGRPGEAPAVAPEPEAVAPAPAPVAPPAPAPAPAPRRSAADDIAARKEETARRMREAEEARMAALEEARRREEQAKVNATEEDKRRAEENRKAEEEAARQAEAEAKRRIEEEARAAEQAAAAPAPVEEPAAPAAAAPVEPTPAAAPAPRTVTARPGQMFQPVRRPPPPQPKPQPVQQAQPSAQPQASAPSSQPSSGGGSSSSPRRPEPTRPTRPGQRGDDRRHSGKLTVSRALSGDDDRARSLAALRRAREKEKRAYAQSGPREKQVRDVVVPDSITVGELANRMAEKAADLVKALFKMGTPVTVNQVIDQDTAELLVTEFGHNIKRVSESDIDIDTATDVDADETLQARPPVVTIMGHVDHGKTSLLDAIRGAKVASGEAGGITQHIGAYQVKVADGSQVTFLDTPGHEAFSEMRARGANVTDIVVLVVAADDGLRPQTVEAINHTKAAGVPMIVAINKIDKPEAKPQRVREELLQHEIVVEQLGGDVQDVEVSALKGTNLDGLLDAIALQAEILELKANPERAAEGTVIEAKLDKGRGPLATVLVQRGTLKVGDVFVVGAASGKVRAMIDDHGRQVKQAGPSMPVEVLGLGSVPSAGDRLTVVENEARAREVAAYRQGVLDRKRTTAAPMSLENMFANRASTTIEFPLVVKADVQGSAEAIVNALNRLSTDEIKVRILSSGVGAITESDVTLASATGAPIIGFNVRPNAKAREVAARNKVELRYYDVIYHLTDWAKGAMAGELGPEIIETVVGRARVQEVFPAGKRDKAAGLLVLEGVIRKGLHARLTREDVIVSKTTISSLRRFKDDVAQVIAGLECGVLLADTNDIKAGDNLEVFEVEERARTL
- a CDS encoding DUF448 domain-containing protein, yielding MRNPRNDALESADAEGAVGDGPERSCILTRRTAPKDELIRLVLGPDGQVHPDVRAKAPGRGAWIGATRPELETAIAKGKLKGGLARAFRTQAVNIASDLPDKIEQALARAALDRLGMEARSGTLINGSDKVEQAARMGKVRLLLYAADAGADGRRKLDQAWRVGGSEDLGYRQGLEIPVERTILSMALGRENVVHVALTDPGAASRVAQALNRWRAFIVGPAGLGRGDDAVGTGTADD
- the nusA gene encoding transcription termination factor NusA translates to MATAAPAAATANKAELLAIADSVAREKLIDRGIVIEAMEDAIQRAARARYGAENDIRAKLDPQTGELRLWRVLEVVEETPEDYYKQIDLKGAAKLKADAAVGDFIVDPLPPIEFGRIAAQAAKQVIFQKVRDAERERQYEEFKDRVGEIITGVVKRVEFGHVVVDLGRAEGVIRRDAQIPREMHRVGDRVRSLILRVARETRGPQIFLSRAHPDFMKKLFAQEVPEIYDGIIEIKAAARDPGSRAKIGVISYDSSIDPVGACVGMKGSRVQAVVQEMQGEKIDIIPWSEDTATFVVNALQPATVARVVIDEEESRIEVVVPDDQLSLAIGRRGQNVRLASQLTSSQIDILTEADASEKRQKEFVERSETFQNELDVDETLAQLLVAEGFTSLEEVAYVEADEIASIEGLDDDIASELQERASEALERREAASREERRGLGVEDALAELPHLTEQMLVTLGKAKILTLDDLADLATDELVQKKRPEPRRRAENAPQREQDKGGILAEYGLTEEQGNEIIMAARAHWFEDEAEAPQTEEAADAESSQ
- the rimP gene encoding ribosome maturation protein RimP, with the protein product MDAALTALIDTEARALGFDLVRVAMIGGKSDPTLQVMAERPDTRQLDLSDCEALSRRISEKLDALEEAGKDPIEGAYRLEVSSPGIDRPLTRLKDFADWQGHEARLKLAREVDGAKQVTGDIEGVDGEQVMISGSQGTRTIPFDAIHSAKLLLTDRLIAATVPLDSEGADDFVEAPLDGADHPTTQEED
- a CDS encoding isoprenylcysteine carboxyl methyltransferase family protein; the encoded protein is MTMTPMWPHYAILFFVLFQRLSELVIARANTARLLAMGAYEHAPGHYPLIVAVHAGWLASLFWLAPGQSIHWWLFGIFLLLQAGRLWVLRTLGPRWTTRIIVLPGAPLVTGGPFRFVRHPNYLVVIGEIAVLPLVFGLWQVALIFSLLNAIVLTIRIRAEMGALGG
- a CDS encoding type III polyketide synthase, producing the protein MQPVKLLGLATALPPYRITQDEAKATGRELFAGRKALFDRLSGVFDNAGIRERAIVAPLEWYAEDHGWQSRNALYLNASERLFEEAALAAITRAGLTPQDIAGVVTVSTTGIATPSLEARVGPKIGLRDSVRRVPVFGLGCAGGVSGLALASRMAAAEPGKPFLFVCIETCSISIRLDTDDPAALVATALFGDGAAAAVVSTEGTGLGIITGAGERLWPDTLGIMGWRVEDPGLAVVFDRAIPPFVTAELADAVDSILAELGLARGDIDRLCSHPGGAKVVTAIEQAMALPEGTLDLEREVLRDHGNMSAPTVLFVLERLLERGIPERTLLTAFGPGFTCAALTLERP
- a CDS encoding PQQ-dependent sugar dehydrogenase codes for the protein MRRTASQALFAFGLVLSSCGSPAVSQAERPAAAGAKPFVVTPLGTFDSPWAMTFLPGGSALVTEKGGQVKWWQPDGKVTAVAGAPKVQAGGQGGLLDIVAAPDVATSKLVYLTYSEPSATGGSGLALARARIVTDGGAPRLEGLSVIWRDPAGGRGGQYGARIAFAPDGQSLFLSSGERQRFTPAQDPGQPLGKILHLTLDGKPAAGNPFAGKTGPSTVTVFDPPEDSVAAAKAQGRSVAWPGANLTPAETWSSGHRNPYGLAFGPDGRLWETEMGPQGGDEVNLILPGKNYGWPRASNGSNYNDVDIPDHKPGDGFEAPKVSWNPSISPAGLIVYTGDKFPQWRGDLLLGALSGQALIRVNVTGDKAQKADQWDMGARVREVEQGPDGNVYLLEDGEGGRLLRLSPA